A genomic window from Maridesulfovibrio sp. includes:
- a CDS encoding TetR/AcrR family transcriptional regulator, translating into MKKYSEKETRILDTAAEMFANQAFHKVLLSDVAHSARVGKGTLYLYFKNKDDLYFAVLFRGFSILVDKLRTYTDQKDLAPTEKMVSIIREMSSYMFMKATNAHLLSRVMHFPEGGEWQDIRIELWGIIQTVIEEGVEAGEFEDSCPRFTSQYIPSFIRSISIFPPEGLDHEEFCEHACHFVLKALKPENK; encoded by the coding sequence ATGAAAAAATATTCCGAAAAAGAAACCCGAATCTTGGATACTGCCGCAGAAATGTTCGCCAATCAGGCTTTTCATAAAGTGCTGTTAAGCGATGTCGCACATTCCGCAAGAGTAGGAAAAGGCACCCTCTATCTTTACTTTAAAAATAAAGATGACCTCTACTTCGCTGTACTTTTCAGGGGATTTTCAATTCTGGTTGATAAGCTGAGAACATATACCGATCAAAAGGATCTTGCTCCTACTGAAAAGATGGTGAGCATCATCAGGGAGATGTCTTCCTATATGTTTATGAAAGCGACTAATGCGCATTTACTGAGCCGGGTTATGCACTTTCCAGAGGGCGGGGAATGGCAGGATATAAGAATTGAATTATGGGGAATAATCCAAACAGTTATAGAGGAAGGGGTTGAAGCGGGGGAATTCGAGGATTCCTGCCCCAGATTTACTTCCCAGTATATCCCGAGTTTCATCCGTTCAATATCCATATTTCCACCGGAAGGGCTTGATCATGAAGAATTTTGTGAGCACGCATGCCATTTTGTTCTGAAAGCCCTTAAACCGGAAAACAAATAG
- a CDS encoding HlyD family secretion protein: MNQESAQKQQNKKIKKLSGKKLRITILSCIFVLILGIAVAYPFYKHAINHESTDDAFIEAHVVSISPRISGHVSKVFVSDNQKIQKGQLLAEIDTRNYQVALEIAEARMASANATVKEAEALIVAAREELTQKQAELSSQTAVLSRYQAQVSEAEAGHFRDSNDLNRISRIAKAGAVSIQEYDHAKAQEKMARANLRSAESNIHTQNAKILEAQAGIEAAASKLQQAFAQSEMRKAKLKEAEAQVRQAKLNLSYTRITAPCSGYITKKTVESGNYVMAGQKLLNLVSPEVWIIANFKETQIKDMREGQHVDIDIDSFPGIDFSGHVDSIQRGTGSRFTLLPPENAAGNFIKVVQRVPVKIVFDNPELAYSLAPGMSVIPSVDISSKKNENQQIASSEQRG, from the coding sequence ATGAATCAAGAGTCAGCACAAAAACAACAGAATAAAAAGATAAAGAAACTCTCAGGCAAGAAGCTCAGAATTACCATTCTGTCCTGCATCTTCGTACTGATCCTGGGAATAGCTGTCGCATATCCTTTCTATAAACATGCAATCAACCACGAATCTACAGACGATGCTTTCATTGAAGCCCATGTAGTTTCAATAAGTCCTAGAATTTCCGGCCATGTTTCAAAAGTATTTGTATCAGACAACCAAAAAATTCAAAAAGGACAACTTCTTGCTGAAATAGATACCCGAAACTATCAGGTAGCGCTTGAGATTGCAGAAGCCCGCATGGCATCTGCGAATGCAACAGTTAAGGAGGCGGAAGCTCTGATCGTCGCTGCCCGGGAGGAATTGACCCAGAAACAAGCCGAGTTGTCATCCCAGACCGCAGTGCTCTCCAGATATCAGGCACAGGTAAGCGAAGCCGAGGCCGGACATTTTCGTGATTCAAACGACCTGAACAGGATCAGCCGGATAGCCAAAGCCGGAGCTGTCAGTATTCAGGAATATGATCATGCTAAAGCTCAGGAAAAAATGGCCCGCGCCAATTTGAGATCTGCCGAATCCAATATTCATACGCAAAATGCTAAGATACTGGAAGCACAGGCCGGGATTGAAGCGGCAGCCAGTAAACTGCAACAGGCTTTTGCCCAAAGTGAAATGCGAAAAGCCAAACTGAAAGAGGCCGAAGCACAGGTAAGGCAGGCCAAACTGAACTTGTCTTATACCCGGATTACGGCTCCTTGTTCCGGGTACATTACCAAAAAAACAGTCGAGTCCGGAAACTACGTCATGGCCGGGCAAAAACTGCTTAATCTGGTCAGTCCCGAAGTCTGGATTATTGCAAACTTCAAGGAAACCCAGATTAAGGATATGCGCGAGGGCCAGCATGTTGATATTGATATAGACTCTTTTCCCGGTATTGATTTCAGCGGTCATGTCGACTCAATCCAGCGAGGAACAGGTTCACGGTTCACACTGCTGCCACCGGAAAATGCTGCCGGAAACTTTATCAAAGTTGTCCAGCGCGTTCCGGTTAAAATCGTGTTCGACAATCCTGAATTGGCTTACTCTCTCGCACCGGGCATGTCAGTAATACCCAGTGTGGATATATCTTCTAAGAAAAACGAAAATCAACAGATCGCTTCTTCCGAACAAAGGGGATAA